The window CTTTTTTCAAGTTTTCTATCTCGTTTCGTAATAATTTCCCGCTCCCTTCCTTCCAGCTTTGTCTTTGGTGTAACGTATTCGATGGCACTGTGAAGTCGCTCTTCATTGTAATGTTTAACATATCCTCCAATCACCTTCTTTGCCTCTTCCAATGATAAGGGGCATTTTACCCTAATGCATTCTGATTTAATGCTTTTATGATACCGCTCAAGCTTTCCGTTGCTCTGAGGGTAATACGGGGAGGTAGTAACATGAGTGAGATCATTTTCCTCGATAAAATGCTTAAACTCACGACTGGTAAACTGTTTACCATTATCGCTGATATACCGCGGCTGTTCCCCCAGAAAGAGCTCTTTGGCACGTTGCTGAACAACTCCAATGTCCTCATCTTTCATGCGTTCCCTCAAATCCCAGTGAACAATGTAGCGACTGTAGCCATCAAGGATTGTAA is drawn from Chitinivibrio alkaliphilus ACht1 and contains these coding sequences:
- a CDS encoding integrase core domain-containing protein, with product MKDEDIGVVQQRAKELFLGEQPRYISDNGKQFTSREFKHFIEENDLTHVTTSPYYPQSNGKLERYHKSIKSECIRVKCPLSLEEAKKVIGGYVKHYNEERLHSAIEYVTPKTKLEGREREIITKRDRKLEK